One Microtus pennsylvanicus isolate mMicPen1 chromosome 3, mMicPen1.hap1, whole genome shotgun sequence DNA window includes the following coding sequences:
- the LOC142846676 gene encoding olfactory receptor 8B8-like has product MALVNGSSVTEFILLGLTDQPDLQMPLFLIFLITYVITAFGNLALIILIVLNPYLHKPMYFFLFNLSFIDLCYSSLITPKMLMNFILEKNIISYMGCMTQFYFFGFFAISECYVLTAMAYDRYVAICNPLLYSAVMSPKTCSYLMLGSYFMGLSGAMIHTGCVLRLTFCDANTINHYFCDLLPLLQLSCTSTYANEIELFIVTGKDIIVPTVIIFTSYGFILSSILKIRSTEGRSKAFSTCSSHIIAVSMFFGSSAFMYLKPSSAVSMGEAKFSSIFYSIVVPMMNPLIYSLRNKDVKVALKKTLNRMFSHNLLFF; this is encoded by the coding sequence ATGGCTCTGGTAAATGGTTCTTCAGTAACTGAATTCATTCTCTTGGGGTTAACAGACCAGCCAGACCTCCAAATGCCCcttttcctaatttttctaatAACATATGTGATAACTGCATTTGGAAATTTGGCTTTGATCATTTTAATTGTGTTAAATCCTTACCTTCACAAacccatgtactttttcctctTTAACTTGTCCTTCATAGATCTCTGTTATTCATCTTTGATCACACCCAAAATGCTAATGAACTTTATACTAGAGAAGAACATTATCTCTTACATGGGATGCATGACCCAATTCTACTTCTTTGGCTTTTTTGCCATTTCTGAATGTTATGTGCTGACAGcaatggcctatgatcgctatgTGGCTATTTGCAATCCACTCTTGTATAGTGCTGTCATGTCTCCAAAGACATGTTCCTATCTAATGCTTGGTTCATACTTCATGGGACTTTCTGGTGCCATGATCCACACAGGATGTGTCCTGAGACTAACCTTCTGTGATGCAAACACCATCAATCACTATTTCTGTGATCTTCTCCCTTTACTGCAGCTGTCCTGTACCAGTACTTATGCCAATGAGATAGAGCTATTCATTGTGACAGGAAAAGACATCATTGTGCCCACAGTCATCATCTTTACCTCTTATGGCTTCATCCTCTCCTCCATCCTCAAAATAAGATCCACTGAAGGCAGGTCTAAAGCCTTCAGCACTTGCAGTTCCCATATAATTGCTGTTTCTATGTTCTTTGGATCAAGTGCATTTATGTATCTCAAACCTTCTTCAGCTGTATCTATGGGTGAGGCAAAGTTCTCTTCCATATTTTACAGCATTGTGGTTCCTATGATGAACCCTTTAATCTACAGCTTGAGGAACAAAGATGTCAAAGTTGCCTTGAAAAAAACCCTAAACAGAATGTTTAGTCACAATCTACTGTTTTTTTAA